TCCACAGCATGATCAAACGCGCCCTGTGCTATACCGACTGCCTGCGCGGCAACGCCCGGACGTGAATTATCGAATGTCTTCATGGCAACGATAAAACCCATGCCTTCTTTAGATATGAGATTCTCCTTCGGAATCTTACAATCTGTAAATATGACTTCTCTGGTCGCCGATGCGCGGATACCTAATTTCTTTTCTTTCTGCCCAAATTCCATTCCTTTTGTGCCTTTTTCTACTATGAATGCGCTGGCGCCTCTCGCTCCTTTGTTTTTATCGGTCATAGCTATTACTGTATAAACTTCGGCCTCACCCGCGTTAGTTATCCACTGCTTGGTGCCGTTTAAAATATAATGATCGCCTTCTTTTTTCGCAGTAGTTTTTATACTGCCTGCGTCAGAGCCCGCCTCGGCTTCTGTTATACAGAATGCCGCAAGCCGCTTACCCTTTGCTATATCCGGTAAATATTTCTTCTTCTGCTCCTCGCTCCCATGTAGCAATATCGGAAATGTTCCAAGGCCTGTTCCGGCAAAACCTAATGCAATACCACCGCAGGCTCGGGACAATTCTTCGGTCACAAGGGACATTTCAGTTATGCCGCCGCCAAGCCCGCCGTAGGCTTCCGGAATATACACTCCAAATAAGTCGCTTTCGGACAGTATCTTCATTATGGGCCATGCGAACTCTTCGGTCTCGTCATAATGAGCCGCAACGGGTTTTATCTTTTCCTGCGCTATTTTGCGCGCCAGGTCCCTGACCATTATCTGCTGTTCATTAAATAGATAATCCATAAAATAGTCTCCTTATATTTTTCTTGTGTAAGGAAGGAAGTTGCTATGTATATTTCTTTACAACCAAAGTCGCGTTATGCCCGCCAAAACCAAGCGCGTTCGAAGCGGCCACCTTTATCTTATGCGCCCGAGGTTTATTCGGAACATAATCGAGGTCACATTCGGGGTCAGGTGTATGGTAATTTATAGTGGGCGGTATTATCCCATGCTTTATTGCCAGAGCGCAGGCTATTAATTCGACTCCGCCTGCCGCTCCAAGAAGATGGCCCATAACAGACTTTGTCGAACTTATCGCCAGTTTCTTCGCGTGGGCGCCAAATACCTTTTTTATCGCAAGTGTCTCTATCTTATCATTATATAAAGTAGAAGTGCCGTGCGCATTTATATAATCTACATCTTCCGGCTTTACACCGGCATCTTTTAATGAAGCGTTCATGCATCTCACGCCGCCATCACCTTGCGGATCAGGCGCTGTCATGTGGTAGGCGTCTCCGCTCATGCCATATCCGGCCATTTCACAATATATATGAGCATTGCGCTTTAGCGCATGCTCTAATTCTTCCAGCACTACTATACCGGCGCCTTCGCCCATTACAAACCCGTCTCTGTTCTTATCGAACGGCCTCGATGCTTTCTGCGGATCATCATTACGCAAGGATAATGCCTTTAGCGCGCAAAATCCGCCAAAACCCATCACCGTAATGGCAGCTTCGCTGCCGCCGCATATCATGATATCAGCCTCACTACGCTGTATTATCCTGAATCCATCCCCTATAGCATGATTACCTGTAGCGCAGGCAGTCCCCACCGCTGAATTAGGCCCTTTTAGCCCTAACGTGATGGATATTTGGCCCGAGGCCATATTGATAATCAGCATTGGTATAAGAAATGGGGAAATTCTACCCGGACCTTTTTCAGGGCCCAAGGCTATGTATTGCCTGTGTTCGGCTTCCACTGTATGCAGCCCGCCTATACCTGAGCCGACCAACACGCCAAATCTGTTGCGATCTGTCTTTTCAAGATTTATCTTGGCATCGGTCACTGCTTTTTTAGCGGCTACAACGGCGAACTGTACAAATCTATCCATGCGCCTGAGTTCTTTGGCCGATAGATATGGCGAAGGGTCGAAATCCGTTATTTCGGCTCCTATCTTACAGGTATAATGGGTGGGATCAAAACGTGTCAGCTTTTTAACGCCGCTTTTACCTTCCAGGAGGGAGTTCCAAAACTTATCAATGGTGTGGCCTATAGGACTGACTGTTCCCAAGCCCGTTACGACAACACGTCTTTTTTTAAGCATTATAGGTCTACTTGCCGGCCTTCTCTTCGATATATCTCAGAGCATCCCCGACAGTCGCGAGCTTCTCGGCATCCTCATCCGGTATCTCTATGCCAAATTCCTCTTCCAGTGCCATTACAAGCTCTACTGTATCAAGAGAATCTGCTCCCAAATCATCGACAAATTTTGCGCTATCAGTTACTTCCTCTTTCTTCACCCCAAGCTGCTCAGCAATGATCTGTTTGATCTTGTCCTGAGATATCGCCATTTTACCTCCCTTATGTTTATAATGCCTTTTTTATCTACCTACATTACCATTCCGCCGTCAACCGTGATCACTTGTCCGGTTATATAGGAGGAATCGTCACTCACTAAAAATAAAGCGAGATTCGCCACATCATTAACACTTCCCATCTTCCCCATGGGAACATGTTTTAGCATCTCGCTCTTTACATTATCCGGAAGTTTTGCCGTCATGTCCGTCTGTATGAAACCAGGCGCTATGGCATTTACTCTCACGTTCCTGGATGCAAGCTCCTTAGCTACCGTCTTCGTAAGAGCAATAAGCCCGCCTTTAGAGGCGGCGTAATTAGCCTGGCCGGCATTGCCTATCAAACCTATGATTGAAGCCATATTAACGATCCTGCCGTCCCTCTGCTTCATCATGATCTTTGCCGCGGCCTTGGTGCAGATGAAAGCACCTTTAAGATTGACGCCTAAGACCGCATCCCAGTCTGCTTCCGACATTCTGACCAGAAGCGTGTCTTTTGTTATGCCAGCATTGTTTACAAGTATATCGATTTTTTGAAATTTGTCAAGGGTTTTTTGGATGAAGGATTCGACCTGATCGGCCTTTGTCACGTCCACAATGCCTGTTATGCACTGCCGGCCCAACGCCTCTATCTCTTTCTGCGCTGCGGCAAGCACATCAGGGTTAACATCGCACAGGGCCAGATTGCATCCTTCCCCGGCAAATACCATGGCTATCGCTTTTCCTATGCCGCGGCCGCCGCCGGTTATAACCGCTACCTTATCTTTAAGTACCATGTCAACCTTTCTTTTTAGAGTTAGAGGTATTTTAGCCACAACTCAAAGTTTGTCAAGTTTTTTCTGCGCCTAACGTGTAAGTAAGATTCAATTCCTCTATCTTAACGGGAACGATCGTCTTCATCAGCGCGTCCGGCCCGTCGAACATCACCCTTATATAATTATCAGAGTATCCAATTAGTTTGCCGGAATGCTTCTCTCTCTTGGACTCCACCAGCACATCCAAACTCTTATTGCGGAATGGCTCCCTATATAGATAAGAGGCCGTGATGGCAGTTATCCTCATTCGCTGGAGACGGCTTTTAATGACATCCGGGGAAATATCCTCGGGCATATTACAGGCCACCGTCCCGTCCCTCTTACTGAAAGGAAATATATGCGTTCTTGCGGGCTGTATCTCCTTAATAAGGTTAACTGTATTACGGAAGCTCTTATCGGATTCGCCGGGAAAGCCCACCAATATATCAGTCGTTATTCCTACTCCCTCTATTCCTCTCTTTACCTTGACAATAAGGTCCTTTAATTGTTGAGCGGTATAGGGCCTATTCATGCTGGCCAATATCTGGTCATCGCCTGATTGAATTGGTATATGAAGATGCCTGCATATGCGCTTATTTTTAGCGATAAAATCGATAAACTCATCCGTAACATACTTGGGCTCAATAGAGCTAAGCCTGATCCTAAAGTCTCCGTTAATATTATTCAATGCCTTTAAAATATCTATAATGCTCAATTTTCCCTGAAAATCACTTCCCCAGGCACCCAGGCAGATGCCTGTGAGGACTATCTCCCTAAAGCCCTTTGAAACGAGAGTGCCCACCTCTTCGACCACATCCTTTAAAGGCTTTGATATCGATGGGCCTCTAACATAAGGCACTTTACAATAGGCGCAAAAATTATTGCAGCCATCCTGTATCTTCACGAATGCCTTGGCATGGTCTTTGAAATCGGTAATGCTTAGGAAGCGATGAGGTTCGTCGTACGTAGCGCACCGCCGCGGTGTCACACCGCGGCGGTGGCCTGTCAACATCTCCGCTATTCGAGGCTTGTCCTCATTCTTAATTATATTTGATATGCCCGGAAGAAAAGAGAATGCACCGGCATCTTTTTCGGCGCAGCAGCCGGTTATGACTATCTTTGCTTTTGGATTAGTCTTATGAAAAACTCCTGTCCAATAACGCGACTCCGTATCTGCCTTATGAGTAACGGTGCAGGTATTGATTATATAAATATCGGCGGTCTCTTTTGACAAGCACTCCCTGAAACCCGCCTTAACCAAAATCTCCCTCATCGCCTGGGATTCATACTGATTCACCTTGCACCCGAGAGTTTTTATAAAAAACCTGTAACTGGGGCTATTCTTGGTATTCATAATTGATCATCGAAATTGCGGCAAGTCCTGCGGTGTCGCTTTTTAAAACCCTTGGACCCAAATTTACCGTCTTAAAACCCTGCCCTTGGGCGCTCTTTATCTCACCAGGCGTAAAATCGCCTTCCGGGCCTATCGCAATAGCTATCTTCCCTCCCAGACACGACTTTAACGCATCTTTAAACTTGATGGCCTTGTCATTTAGCGCCGCTATCAGTTTCAGGTTGTACACCGTCGCGGTGTATGACACCGCGGCGGTGATAGCGTCTTTAAACTCTATGATTGGGCTTATTTCCGGGATATCCGTCCTGCCGCACTGCTTTGAGGCCTCCAGGGATATCTTCCGCCATCTCTCTACTATACTCGCCCTCTTCGAATCGTTCCAATCCGGTATAGTGCGCGCGGTAGTGACAGGAATTATGCTGTCCACGCCCAGCTCCGTTGCCTTTTCTATTATATAGTCCATCTTCTCTTTTTTGGGTATAGCCTGTATTAACGTTATGCTATATTTTGCCGAAGGGTTCAAGTTGCGGACTTTTACGATCTCTAAAGACAATGATTTACGGCCGGCTTCTTTAACAACACCCACATACTCTTTACCTGTGCCGTCAAATACAACTACTTCGTCAGAAATATTAAGGCGCATCACATCGAGTATATGATGCGCCTCTTTTCCGCTTATCAATATCCGGTTACCGCTTACCGCTTCTTTTGGAACATAAAAACGACTCATTTATCTGCTATCGCTTCGCTTTAGCGGCCTTCGGAGTCGTTACTATGCCCTTCTGCGGAACTATAGGGGCCATAACGGTAAACTCAATTATCAATTCTTCGCCTGGGTTAACCATAACATCTTTTTTGCTATTTTTGGGCGACGACAGGACGTCTATATTATACTTACCTTTTCCAATCTCTATCGGCTTGTTGGACGTAGACGAACTCACTGTTTCATTGGTATCGGCCCTTGCTACCTTTACACTGCAACGCACTTCCTTATTGTTTTCATCAACGGTCCTTATTAGCAATGTTCCGGTTAAACAACCTAAGTCAACTATCGACTCTTTGCCGGCTTCCACTTTTATATCTTTCTTATAAAATCTGGGAGTGGTCCCCACTTCTATGTCATAAACACCGGGGACTATCTCAAGCGCTTTATTTGTCATGAACGCGGTAACCATCTCATTAGTCCTGCCGTAAAGTATTCTTAGCGGATAATTGGCGGCGGCCTTTCTGGCATTAACTGTCTTCACCGTCATCGCGCCGGTTACGCAGCCGAGGTTTTCTACAGTCTCCTTGCCCTCATTAACTTTAACATTTTTATATATCTTCTGCGGAACGGTATCCACTTCGATATCATATACTCCGGGCAATACTTCCTGCGTCCTGCCTCCCACAGTCGACGCGGCGTAAACGCTCGATTTCGAATCGACCACCTTGAACGCTTTGACTCTCATCGGAATTTCAGCGTTCTTGAAATTAAAAATTTTCACGGTGAGAGCGCCCTTGCCTTTTGAAATAGCTTTTTTTGCCGCAGGCACTTTTTTTAGATCTCTCTTAACCTGCGTGGCGGGAACCGGCCTTGAGCCTTTGCCGGATGAGAGCATTGATTTCGCAACCAGAACAAAACCTATGAGTGCTATTGCAATGACTATTGCCATGATCAGCTTTTTATTGCGCATCCTTTTTTCCTCCCTCTTCGCCGAATACTTCGGCGGTAAATGTATAAAGTTCTGTTGCCGGATCTTTCCATGCGTCCGGCGATAGGCCCGCTTTGTGAGAGCATAGGCTTGTTAAAAACTCTTCTTTTCCCCAGCCGGTTTCGTCCGCTACCTGAGGCAGATACACGCCGCTTCTTAAACCTTTTCTTACTATAACACCATGGCCGGGCACCTTTATTTCGTCGGCGCTGGCAACCCTTTGCAGGGGAGAAAGTACGGATATTTCTATATCTATTTTATCAATTTCAGACGGTGAAAGCCTATGAAATCTCGGATCGCCGGTCGCGGCTTCTATCGCCATATCGGCTATAGTCTGATATAAAGGGCCCTGGCCGACCATATTCCCGATACAGCCGCGCAGCTCGCCTTTTTCATGCAGGGTGACGAACGCGCCCAGAGACTGGTTCAAGAGAGGGTCCTTTTCTGAAAAAACTTTGCGTTTCCCATATTTTACAAAACTTATTATAGATTCTCTCGCTATTTGCAGCAACCTTTTCCTTTGGATATCATTGAGCATGTTCGATTTAACTTTCTGCGCCACGTCATTGTTCTTATACACCGCCCCGGCGTAATACCCTACAACACGGCTCTTGTCACCAGTTATATCACCGGAATCGGCATATTTCAATTCTTTTATTCTATCATATCCTAACTTTTCCGCCACAAGTAATGACGCTGTAACAGGCATAAGGCCGCATAGCTCGCAAATACCGAGCTTGCCTTCATCATAAAATTCCTTGGACTTTAATTTATTCAGCGTCCCTATTGTATACCTGTCTATCTTATTTGCCTCATCATGCGAATGATAGTGCGAGAGATCCGTAGATGCCACTATCAATATGTCATTGCGAGGAGCCGAAGGCGACGAAACAATCTCCGCAAGCGTCAAGGCCAGACTTTCGGCGCCTGTGTAATCCTGCATCCCAAAAGCGATGGGCACGATCTTTACATCTTTCAACACCATCTGTATAAACGGTATCTGCATCTCTATGGAATTTTCTTCTTTAAAAAGGTCCGGATTAAACTTTACGCGCGGATTTTTTTTAATTTCATCCGCGAGCGCCTCGTCAATTTGAATATCTCCGAGAGGTGTGCGCCAGAAACCTTTATCATAAATAGCCATGCCATTGAAATATTTTCCATGGCTAAAACCTAAAATAATGACCGTCTTTATCCTTTTTCCTTCAAGAAGCTTATATCCGTAAGCGGCAACAGGGCCCGAATATATATAACCGGCATGCGGAACTATAAGAGCGAGGATATCTCCTTCCAATTTGTCAGGGCTGGCAGCGTCGAGATAACCTTGAAGTTGTTTTTCTAATTGAATTTTTGAAGCAGGATACCATGATCCGGCAAGATCGGACTCTTTAATTTCGGCGGCATAGAGTGGCTCTGCATACAGAAGCAGTGTGAAAATCGTGAGGGAAAGCAATGATCTGCGCATTGAGTAATATTATCATATATATATGCTGAATGCAAATCGAAGGTTAGAGCGATCTCCATGTTTCGATCATGGCGTTAATATTCTCCTGTATCTCCTCAAATCTTATCCTGGCGATAGGCGGGATCATTATTTTGAACGTATAGTCCTTGAAGAAATTCATCGGATTATTTTTTGCTGCCGTCAGTAATTCGCTTTGAATATCTTCTGCCGGCAATCCCGTGACAAGGCCCATTGCCTGCGAAAACGCTTCAATAGCCCCCCTGGCTGCTTCGTTTTGCAGATTATTGTTATCGGGCTTCATGAGTTGCTCTACAAGATTTATTCTTGCCAATCCCAATACCGTGACGTCCGAATATGGCATCATATAAACCCTGCCGCTATCCTTTTCAAAATCCTGAATAATGTTCAGCATAGCTCTCTCGGCTAAGAATTTTTCTACCGACTTATCGCTAAGCTGTTTTTTAAGTTCGGCATCTTGCTCCAATGCTTGCAAAACAGACGCGCTTATCGCGCAATATACCCTTTCCTGCGGTATGCCGGATTGCGCCTGCGATGCTATCTCCAGGATCTTGTCTTTTGCCCTATCGACACCTATAGAGTGTACTATGTTTATATTGCCGGTTCCTATGCCGGAGCTTTCATTAATAAACCTATTAGCTTCGACTCGTCCTTTCACTATCGCCGAGCTTGCCTCTAATTCCGTGAAATACTTTCCGCTTTCATCCGTAGGCGTTGCCCCCAAGACATACATATAGCATGGCTTTCCGCCCAATAGATTGTGGAACAATAATCCGACAATATCTTTCATCTTCTGTAATATGTTTCTCTTATTTTCTTTTCTTTCATTGTATGATATGAGGCCTTTTCCCGCGGATACAGTAATCGCTTCGCCCTCTATGCTTAATACGGGCGCGCGAGATTCAAGCTTGGCGATCGGAGCAACTTGAGGCTGTAAGGGATTAGAAAACGGCTGTATTGAAAGCTCCTGCAAAAAGTCTTTATCGGCAACCACATTCCGCTCTTGTCCCGCGGCTTTAAAGATCGAATCTATTTCCTGCCAGGTGAGACATAGTAACCGGGACGTACCCTTCTGTGGAAGCAAGTCATCCGAGCTTGGCTCACCGGCATCTATTCCTATACCCTCGGACATCATTATCGCCGTCTTTACTGTGCCCTCTTCCATATTCAGCACATTTTCACTGTTTTGAACCGGAAGATGCAATACGCGACTATTGCTATGTCTTTTTATAAGCCGCTCTGAAATCTTACGCGCTATTTCCGCACCCAACGCTAAATCGTCGTAAGCAATAATGAATGTGGACTCTTTACTTCCGACGCCTTTAAAAAATTTATCCAACTCTGAATTAATATATTCGGACAAGTTATTATCTGCCTGCTCTTCTGTCTGATCCGGCCTGTAGAAATCATCATAGAGCAGTACAAAGTGAACGAGGTGATTTGTATATGTGCCATCGGCATTTTTTATCCTGCAGATTATGGGCATGCAAGAGTGGCAACCGGCGGTACCCAATATATCCTTGCTGTTAGACGGGACCTCTTTATTGTGAACATTTATTATACGCCTGCCGCCTATTATCTCCACCGAGTCAACTTCCCTGTATCTATTTTTTCGCAACTCTGCAATAAACGAATCCACGGAATCAGCGATCCTACTCTTGGCAGATTGCAATACTGACGGCGCTTGCCCCGCCTGTGGTGGGGCTTGCGGCTGCGTACCCTTCTCCCCTCCGGGTGGGTAAGACGGTTCCGCTACGACAGGAGGCTCTAATAACTGGGCATTAGCGACCGCGCCTCCGCCCACTATGCCGAATTTCCCGGTTACAGGATTTCTTATTGCCCTAACGTTGGTTCCACTTAGCACAATTGTATCACCATTTTCATATAG
This DNA window, taken from Candidatus Omnitrophota bacterium, encodes the following:
- a CDS encoding acyl-CoA dehydrogenase family protein, whose translation is MDYLFNEQQIMVRDLARKIAQEKIKPVAAHYDETEEFAWPIMKILSESDLFGVYIPEAYGGLGGGITEMSLVTEELSRACGGIALGFAGTGLGTFPILLHGSEEQKKKYLPDIAKGKRLAAFCITEAEAGSDAGSIKTTAKKEGDHYILNGTKQWITNAGEAEVYTVIAMTDKNKGARGASAFIVEKGTKGMEFGQKEKKLGIRASATREVIFTDCKIPKENLISKEGMGFIVAMKTFDNSRPGVAAQAVGIAQGAFDHAVEYARKRIQFGQPISSFQAIQHMLADMATQIEAARALVYATARMVDAGIKDVAKESAMAKLFAGDMAMKVTTDAVQILGGYGYMREYPVEKYMRDAKITQIYEGTNQIQRNVIAAHLIKESLRASK
- the fabF gene encoding beta-ketoacyl-ACP synthase II; the encoded protein is MLKKRRVVVTGLGTVSPIGHTIDKFWNSLLEGKSGVKKLTRFDPTHYTCKIGAEITDFDPSPYLSAKELRRMDRFVQFAVVAAKKAVTDAKINLEKTDRNRFGVLVGSGIGGLHTVEAEHRQYIALGPEKGPGRISPFLIPMLIINMASGQISITLGLKGPNSAVGTACATGNHAIGDGFRIIQRSEADIMICGGSEAAITVMGFGGFCALKALSLRNDDPQKASRPFDKNRDGFVMGEGAGIVVLEELEHALKRNAHIYCEMAGYGMSGDAYHMTAPDPQGDGGVRCMNASLKDAGVKPEDVDYINAHGTSTLYNDKIETLAIKKVFGAHAKKLAISSTKSVMGHLLGAAGGVELIACALAIKHGIIPPTINYHTPDPECDLDYVPNKPRAHKIKVAASNALGFGGHNATLVVKKYT
- a CDS encoding 16S rRNA (uracil(1498)-N(3))-methyltransferase, producing the protein MSRFYVPKEAVSGNRILISGKEAHHILDVMRLNISDEVVVFDGTGKEYVGVVKEAGRKSLSLEIVKVRNLNPSAKYSITLIQAIPKKEKMDYIIEKATELGVDSIIPVTTARTIPDWNDSKRASIVERWRKISLEASKQCGRTDIPEISPIIEFKDAITAAVSYTATVYNLKLIAALNDKAIKFKDALKSCLGGKIAIAIGPEGDFTPGEIKSAQGQGFKTVNLGPRVLKSDTAGLAAISMINYEYQE
- the acpP gene encoding acyl carrier protein produces the protein MAISQDKIKQIIAEQLGVKKEEVTDSAKFVDDLGADSLDTVELVMALEEEFGIEIPDEDAEKLATVGDALRYIEEKAGK
- the mtaB gene encoding tRNA (N(6)-L-threonylcarbamoyladenosine(37)-C(2))-methylthiotransferase MtaB, which produces MNTKNSPSYRFFIKTLGCKVNQYESQAMREILVKAGFRECLSKETADIYIINTCTVTHKADTESRYWTGVFHKTNPKAKIVITGCCAEKDAGAFSFLPGISNIIKNEDKPRIAEMLTGHRRGVTPRRCATYDEPHRFLSITDFKDHAKAFVKIQDGCNNFCAYCKVPYVRGPSISKPLKDVVEEVGTLVSKGFREIVLTGICLGAWGSDFQGKLSIIDILKALNNINGDFRIRLSSIEPKYVTDEFIDFIAKNKRICRHLHIPIQSGDDQILASMNRPYTAQQLKDLIVKVKRGIEGVGITTDILVGFPGESDKSFRNTVNLIKEIQPARTHIFPFSKRDGTVACNMPEDISPDVIKSRLQRMRITAITASYLYREPFRNKSLDVLVESKREKHSGKLIGYSDNYIRVMFDGPDALMKTIVPVKIEELNLTYTLGAEKT
- the amrB gene encoding AmmeMemoRadiSam system protein B — encoded protein: MRRSLLSLTIFTLLLYAEPLYAAEIKESDLAGSWYPASKIQLEKQLQGYLDAASPDKLEGDILALIVPHAGYIYSGPVAAYGYKLLEGKRIKTVIILGFSHGKYFNGMAIYDKGFWRTPLGDIQIDEALADEIKKNPRVKFNPDLFKEENSIEMQIPFIQMVLKDVKIVPIAFGMQDYTGAESLALTLAEIVSSPSAPRNDILIVASTDLSHYHSHDEANKIDRYTIGTLNKLKSKEFYDEGKLGICELCGLMPVTASLLVAEKLGYDRIKELKYADSGDITGDKSRVVGYYAGAVYKNNDVAQKVKSNMLNDIQRKRLLQIARESIISFVKYGKRKVFSEKDPLLNQSLGAFVTLHEKGELRGCIGNMVGQGPLYQTIADMAIEAATGDPRFHRLSPSEIDKIDIEISVLSPLQRVASADEIKVPGHGVIVRKGLRSGVYLPQVADETGWGKEEFLTSLCSHKAGLSPDAWKDPATELYTFTAEVFGEEGGKKDAQ
- the fabG gene encoding 3-oxoacyl-[acyl-carrier-protein] reductase; the protein is MVLKDKVAVITGGGRGIGKAIAMVFAGEGCNLALCDVNPDVLAAAQKEIEALGRQCITGIVDVTKADQVESFIQKTLDKFQKIDILVNNAGITKDTLLVRMSEADWDAVLGVNLKGAFICTKAAAKIMMKQRDGRIVNMASIIGLIGNAGQANYAASKGGLIALTKTVAKELASRNVRVNAIAPGFIQTDMTAKLPDNVKSEMLKHVPMGKMGSVNDVANLALFLVSDDSSYITGQVITVDGGMVM